A window of the Psychrobium sp. MM17-31 genome harbors these coding sequences:
- a CDS encoding M1 family metallopeptidase — translation MQRLPSVRFLQRLVLLLGVIFTSTAMASALRMPGPHTDRVHHTHIKATLDAEKHRVKADMTLRWKNTTGVELTEIPFHLYLNAFSRTDTIFMTESNGGRLRNDTREGDDQDKFGYVHVTAITDASGEDQAQNWLVDGDVATYKLPQPLLPNQEVTLNIAFTSQLPKVFARSGHNGDTFNFVAQWFPKPGVYYNGRWVNHNYHANTEFFADFGTYDVEITAPSDYVVGATGYLVKKETQEALTTHHYQAEDVHDFVWTADSKFAEATAEWNGITIRLLHQKPLSEKSIQNQFDAAKASFEWFDKHVGAYPYSTMTLVQPPENAGGAAGMEYPTLVTTITDLDYSEYMHAAAMVTIHEIGHNYWQGIFASNEFEESWMDEGINSYTEGRIMSETLGQANIVQFAQFSADMPTMHHVRTAQTPTLDPVKTHGWMYVDRGGYSTNSYSKPATILNTVERVWGVEKVDQLLKTYYKRWAFKHPSTQDFIAIADEIDPSMARYLNDAITTIKNIDFEVKSATSGKKQVAGGFSFSDDNEEPSFNKPEKGEGYVHRVTLVRNGELHPPQVDVLLTFADGSTETRQWQPDNTIPWTKWQWESDVKLVEVMIDPKFKVLLDKDFSNNTKRLGKKSNESWRWAISLLQNIQHAFSIALPL, via the coding sequence ATGCAACGTCTGCCCTCTGTGCGATTTTTGCAGCGATTGGTTTTGTTGTTAGGAGTAATCTTTACTTCAACGGCAATGGCATCGGCCTTACGAATGCCGGGACCCCATACCGATCGCGTACATCACACCCACATTAAAGCCACGCTCGATGCTGAAAAGCACCGCGTAAAAGCCGACATGACCCTGCGCTGGAAAAATACCACTGGTGTCGAGTTAACCGAAATTCCGTTCCATCTATATTTAAACGCATTTTCGCGCACCGACACTATTTTCATGACCGAAAGTAATGGTGGGCGTTTGCGTAACGATACACGTGAAGGCGATGACCAAGACAAATTTGGCTATGTTCACGTGACAGCAATCACCGACGCTAGTGGTGAAGATCAAGCACAAAATTGGCTCGTTGATGGCGATGTTGCAACGTATAAATTACCGCAGCCATTATTGCCAAACCAAGAAGTCACACTAAACATCGCTTTTACTAGCCAATTGCCTAAAGTCTTTGCCCGCAGTGGCCACAATGGCGATACTTTTAATTTTGTTGCGCAATGGTTCCCTAAACCGGGTGTTTATTACAATGGCCGCTGGGTAAACCACAACTATCACGCCAATACCGAATTCTTTGCTGACTTTGGTACTTACGATGTCGAAATTACCGCGCCAAGTGATTACGTTGTTGGTGCAACGGGTTATTTAGTCAAGAAAGAAACACAAGAAGCACTAACCACGCATCATTATCAAGCCGAAGACGTGCACGATTTTGTATGGACTGCTGATTCGAAATTTGCCGAAGCGACAGCAGAGTGGAATGGCATTACTATTCGTTTGTTACATCAAAAGCCGCTTTCTGAAAAATCTATTCAAAATCAGTTTGATGCGGCTAAGGCTTCGTTTGAATGGTTCGACAAACACGTTGGTGCTTACCCATACTCAACTATGACCTTAGTGCAACCGCCTGAAAATGCTGGCGGTGCGGCGGGTATGGAATATCCAACCTTGGTTACGACTATTACTGATCTCGATTACTCGGAATATATGCATGCTGCAGCGATGGTGACCATTCACGAAATTGGTCACAACTACTGGCAAGGTATTTTCGCTTCGAATGAGTTTGAAGAATCGTGGATGGATGAAGGCATCAATAGTTACACTGAAGGCCGTATCATGAGCGAAACACTTGGTCAGGCTAACATTGTGCAATTCGCACAATTTAGTGCCGATATGCCAACCATGCATCATGTACGTACTGCACAAACGCCAACCTTAGATCCAGTAAAGACTCACGGTTGGATGTATGTCGATCGCGGTGGTTACAGCACCAATTCATATTCAAAACCAGCGACAATTTTAAATACTGTCGAGCGCGTTTGGGGTGTAGAAAAAGTCGACCAACTGCTAAAAACTTATTACAAACGCTGGGCATTCAAACATCCGTCGACCCAAGACTTTATCGCTATTGCCGATGAAATCGATCCAAGCATGGCGCGTTACCTCAACGATGCTATTACCACCATTAAAAACATCGATTTTGAAGTGAAGTCTGCAACTAGTGGCAAGAAACAAGTTGCTGGTGGCTTTAGCTTTAGTGACGATAATGAAGAGCCGAGTTTTAATAAGCCTGAAAAGGGCGAAGGCTATGTTCACCGCGTAACCTTAGTACGCAACGGAGAATTACATCCACCGCAAGTTGATGTATTACTCACCTTTGCCGATGGCTCAACAGAAACGCGTCAGTGGCAGCCAGACAACACTATTCCGTGGACAAAATGGCAATGGGAATCAGACGTTAAACTAGTAGAAGTGATGATCGATCCAAAGTTTAAGGTGTTGTTAGATAAAGATTTTTCAAATAACACTAAGCGTCTTGGTAAGAAGAGTAATGAATCTTGGCGTTGGGCTATTTCGTTACTACAAAACATTCAGCATGCGTTTAGCATTGCGTTGCCACTTTAG
- a CDS encoding LysM peptidoglycan-binding domain-containing protein: MKKLTLVSATLLLAACQQTPQVMVDKKETNQQPEAVKVETVVEVKEEVIAPKPLAPHEHEDVWQRIRSQLSIDVPDQPAVEKWKKYYLSHPRFMATISKRAEPYLHYIVTEIEKRNMPVELALLPIVESAYLPYGVSHKSAVGLWQFMPASAKRFDVRINKWFDGRRDVIESTNAALSYFEFFHDTFDEDWLNAVAAFNSGEGRVGRAIARNKKAGKKTDFWSLKLPLETNNFVPKLLAIADILKHHESLNYEFTPIANKPAIDFVAINNQLDLELAAKWSDVDINRLQQLNPGLNFLVTMPNQQHQVVMPADKAQLLRDKLAQTDPKEWMRWLEYKVRSGDSLSRIAAKHDSKVSEIKAANDLSSNRIYIGQTLAIPLVDFDKSMWRSATKKGRKVIHTVKSGDNLWDISRAYKVSVKDIVRWNRISAGSILKLKQKLTIIQ; this comes from the coding sequence ATGAAAAAACTGACGTTAGTTAGCGCGACCTTGTTGTTGGCCGCCTGTCAGCAAACACCGCAAGTTATGGTGGACAAGAAGGAAACCAATCAGCAGCCTGAGGCTGTAAAAGTTGAAACTGTTGTTGAAGTAAAAGAAGAAGTTATTGCGCCGAAACCGTTAGCACCACACGAGCACGAAGATGTGTGGCAACGCATCCGTTCACAGCTATCGATTGATGTGCCTGATCAGCCTGCGGTAGAGAAATGGAAAAAGTATTACCTTAGCCATCCGCGTTTTATGGCGACAATTTCAAAACGCGCTGAGCCCTATTTGCATTACATAGTGACGGAGATTGAAAAGCGCAATATGCCAGTGGAATTGGCCTTGTTGCCGATTGTTGAAAGTGCTTATCTCCCTTATGGTGTTTCTCACAAGAGTGCTGTTGGCCTGTGGCAATTTATGCCAGCCAGCGCTAAGCGTTTTGATGTACGTATTAACAAGTGGTTTGACGGCCGTCGTGATGTCATTGAGTCAACTAATGCAGCGTTGTCATATTTTGAATTCTTCCACGACACCTTTGATGAAGATTGGCTCAATGCCGTTGCCGCCTTTAATTCAGGCGAAGGGCGGGTTGGTCGTGCAATTGCGCGCAACAAGAAAGCGGGTAAGAAAACTGACTTTTGGTCATTAAAATTGCCGTTAGAAACCAATAACTTTGTTCCTAAATTGCTAGCAATTGCTGATATTTTGAAACATCACGAAAGCCTCAATTATGAGTTCACGCCAATTGCTAATAAGCCAGCTATCGACTTTGTAGCAATCAATAATCAGCTTGATTTAGAACTTGCGGCGAAATGGAGTGATGTTGATATTAATCGCCTGCAGCAACTCAATCCTGGCCTTAACTTTTTAGTGACCATGCCAAACCAGCAGCATCAAGTAGTTATGCCTGCTGACAAAGCTCAATTACTGCGTGATAAATTGGCGCAAACGGATCCTAAAGAGTGGATGCGTTGGCTTGAATATAAAGTGCGCTCAGGCGATAGCTTAAGCCGCATTGCCGCCAAGCATGATAGCAAAGTGAGTGAAATCAAAGCGGCTAACGATTTATCTTCTAACAGGATTTATATTGGTCAAACGCTAGCGATCCCTTTGGTAGATTTTGATAAGTCGATGTGGCGCAGTGCCACCAAAAAAGGTCGTAAGGTGATTCACACGGTGAAATCAGGCGATAATTTATGGGATATTAGCCGTGCCTATAAGGTATCGGTAAAAGATATTGTACGTTGGAATCGTATTTCAGCTGGCAGCATTTTGAAGCTCAAACAAAAGCTTACTATCATTCAGTAG
- a CDS encoding M23/M56 family metallopeptidase has protein sequence MDILSLFGGYESQLMLFVFWSAILYGVALMLERFWPQLIQWSRFWQAWILLALVPLIPISTWQESGLIPQVLIDAFEPTQRVVPIAQQAVTADVSELIFLNYLSELVAGVLVLGTMLALARFAISLLKTHRIVRESRCLENVTAQHVNFEDFKLGKNTQIRVTQQQVSPFVFGFIKPCIVVPDSVLAMSKTQLNLLIEHEVTHLKNRDPQMVIALRLITHLAWFNPLLRLMEKRFLQAMELECDHRVLSNNPTQQLNYAKALIACLKLTNNKQESGLSAYFSGAKFEKSDFEQRIRAAMNSTETRKINKYYQLALMALVTIMFTSIVMAQPLVMPSDEVKPQQGIVPVSVGRISSDYDEINAFRSKKPHKGIDFAAPTGTEIVASFAGVVKVADDSTLHRNYGKVILLEHQDGVKTLYAHLDSLNVQVGEHVSAGQKIGTVGTTGRVTGPHLHFEMLNQEQRVNPRVYLKL, from the coding sequence ATGGATATTCTCTCTTTATTCGGCGGTTATGAATCTCAATTAATGCTGTTTGTGTTTTGGAGCGCGATACTCTACGGCGTTGCCTTAATGCTTGAACGATTTTGGCCGCAGCTGATCCAATGGTCACGATTTTGGCAAGCGTGGATTTTGTTAGCGTTAGTGCCACTGATCCCTATATCCACGTGGCAGGAAAGTGGATTAATACCGCAGGTGTTAATCGATGCCTTTGAGCCAACTCAGCGAGTCGTCCCTATCGCACAACAAGCCGTTACTGCAGATGTTAGTGAGCTTATCTTTCTTAATTATCTCAGTGAATTAGTCGCTGGTGTACTTGTTCTAGGTACCATGTTGGCACTCGCTCGTTTTGCTATCTCTCTGTTGAAAACCCATCGCATTGTCCGTGAGTCACGTTGTCTTGAAAACGTGACTGCGCAGCATGTGAATTTTGAAGACTTTAAACTGGGCAAGAACACTCAGATACGGGTAACACAACAGCAGGTATCGCCGTTTGTATTCGGTTTTATTAAGCCGTGCATCGTAGTGCCAGACTCGGTGTTAGCCATGTCAAAAACACAGCTTAATTTACTCATTGAACATGAAGTTACTCATCTAAAAAATCGCGACCCGCAGATGGTAATAGCCCTGCGTTTAATAACGCATTTAGCGTGGTTTAATCCGCTGTTGCGCTTGATGGAAAAGCGTTTTCTGCAAGCGATGGAGCTTGAATGTGACCACCGAGTATTGAGTAACAATCCAACGCAACAACTCAACTATGCCAAGGCGTTGATCGCTTGTTTAAAGCTGACAAACAACAAACAAGAGAGTGGGTTAAGTGCTTATTTCTCTGGCGCTAAATTTGAAAAAAGTGATTTTGAACAAAGGATACGTGCAGCAATGAATTCGACAGAAACTAGAAAAATCAATAAATATTATCAGCTTGCGTTAATGGCGCTGGTGACTATTATGTTCACCTCAATAGTGATGGCTCAGCCTTTGGTAATGCCGTCTGATGAAGTGAAACCACAGCAAGGGATAGTGCCTGTCTCTGTTGGCCGCATTTCTTCCGACTATGATGAAATTAACGCGTTTCGTAGTAAAAAGCCCCATAAAGGCATTGATTTCGCGGCACCAACTGGCACAGAAATAGTCGCTAGTTTCGCTGGTGTGGTGAAGGTTGCTGACGATAGTACCTTACATCGCAATTACGGCAAGGTGATTTTATTAGAGCATCAAGATGGTGTGAAAACACTTTATGCTCACTTAGATAGCTTGAATGTTCAAGTTGGTGAACACGTTAGCGCCGGTCAGAAAATTGGTACTGTGGGCACTACTGGCCGTGTTACAGGCCCGCATTTACACTTTGAAATGCTCAATCAAGAGCAGCGAGTAAACCCGCGTGTTTATTTAAAATTATAA
- a CDS encoding BlaI/MecI/CopY family transcriptional regulator yields the protein MQPTAPELEILKLLWQNQPRSARDLHDEIEVQFHWSYSSTRKTLERMGEKGLVSISSQGNKKLYTAQVDKVKTLASYAQDFARRIFELDGPLPVAMFADSKLIDDGEIADLEKLLKGLSDDKEA from the coding sequence ATGCAACCAACGGCTCCGGAATTGGAAATACTCAAATTATTGTGGCAAAACCAGCCGCGTAGTGCTCGTGATCTACACGATGAAATTGAAGTGCAATTTCATTGGAGTTATTCGTCAACGCGTAAAACGCTAGAGCGAATGGGCGAGAAAGGGTTGGTGAGTATCAGCAGCCAAGGGAATAAGAAACTTTATACGGCTCAAGTGGATAAGGTGAAAACTTTAGCGAGTTATGCCCAAGATTTTGCCAGACGAATTTTCGAATTAGATGGCCCGTTACCAGTCGCTATGTTCGCCGACAGTAAGCTCATCGATGATGGTGAAATTGCTGATTTGGAAAAGCTGCTTAAAGGTTTGAGCGACGACAAAGAGGCGTAA
- a CDS encoding 2-dehydropantoate 2-reductase: MSDLNIVIVGAGSIGCYLGGCLIAAGAEVTLVGRERMRQQIAEHGLRVTDWQGRDSNLSSEQVSYSLDMSSLQDADVILVTVKSGDTRTVAQEIEVHASPQALVVSLQNGVSNVDVLKEYLPKFNVLAAMVPFNVLSKGDGHFHCGTEGSLALADPDNLSQLLIDALATAQLSVDTYDDLTNVQWTKLLLNLNNAINALSGIPLLEQLSNRAYRLILAQAISEALAVYRAAGITPVKSGKVIPQIIPHVLSLPTWLYKIVASSMLKIDPTARSSMYEDFVLGRKTEIDYLNGAIVKLAQQQGLNAPVNSAVTGLVKENELGGASPKLSPQTILKAINSIN, encoded by the coding sequence ATGAGTGATCTAAATATTGTCATAGTTGGCGCTGGTAGCATTGGCTGTTATCTCGGTGGTTGTCTGATTGCTGCCGGCGCTGAAGTGACGCTAGTTGGTCGTGAGCGGATGCGTCAGCAGATTGCTGAACATGGTTTGAGAGTAACTGATTGGCAAGGGCGTGATAGCAATCTTTCCTCCGAACAGGTTAGTTATTCGCTTGATATGTCATCGTTACAAGATGCCGATGTGATTTTAGTGACGGTGAAAAGCGGCGATACACGAACTGTGGCGCAAGAAATTGAAGTCCATGCATCACCTCAGGCATTGGTAGTGAGTCTGCAAAACGGTGTTAGTAATGTCGATGTACTTAAAGAGTACCTTCCAAAATTTAATGTCTTAGCGGCAATGGTGCCTTTTAATGTGCTTAGCAAAGGTGATGGCCATTTTCATTGTGGCACCGAAGGAAGTTTGGCGTTGGCGGATCCTGACAATTTGTCACAGCTATTGATTGATGCATTGGCTACGGCGCAGTTGTCCGTTGATACTTATGACGATCTAACCAATGTGCAGTGGACTAAGTTGTTACTCAATTTAAATAATGCAATCAATGCATTATCTGGTATTCCGCTCTTGGAACAATTATCCAACCGTGCTTATCGCTTGATTTTGGCGCAGGCGATTTCTGAGGCACTCGCTGTTTATCGCGCCGCAGGTATCACGCCTGTTAAATCGGGCAAGGTGATTCCGCAAATTATTCCTCATGTCTTATCGCTACCAACTTGGCTTTATAAAATCGTTGCCTCATCGATGCTTAAGATAGATCCAACGGCACGCTCATCGATGTATGAAGATTTTGTATTGGGACGTAAAACCGAGATTGACTATCTCAACGGCGCTATCGTTAAACTGGCACAGCAGCAGGGTTTAAATGCTCCCGTAAACTCAGCCGTTACGGGCTTGGTGAAAGAAAATGAGTTAGGTGGTGCATCACCCAAGCTATCCCCTCAAACAATCTTAAAAGCGATAAATAGCATTAACTGA
- a CDS encoding aromatic ring-hydroxylating dioxygenase subunit alpha, producing MTENNLLPVTAYTQQQFFELELRHIFSETWAFAGFVEELQNDGDYLTVQAGLNNLVVIKNGEQLVAFHNRCKHRGTQLVEGKGNTRGKLTCPYHDWTYNTQGELKSLPKHKQEFAGLDKTCYNLTTANVGVWRGMIWVHPDINATPLSQWFAPINDHLGPHDVESLIESKDDIVVEEINANWKIVAENYIDHYHLAQLHAGTLSMYNHKKAEFGFEGPHFRFWEPLSDDYQKDLAKNSPMPLVYEASEENKGTWVPLLFPGIGLAESESSWSIFQIIPIAVNKTRVVVRTKVANKSGFEFMKQSALSASYWSNKVKAKSGSHDAKHALGSADFMQEDIYVCEQLQRAMQSPYFEMGPSALHGELPIRQHQKLVWNWVGEYYNAK from the coding sequence ATGACTGAAAATAATCTATTGCCCGTGACGGCATATACCCAACAACAGTTTTTTGAGCTTGAGCTGCGTCATATCTTTTCTGAAACTTGGGCCTTTGCCGGTTTTGTGGAAGAACTGCAAAATGATGGTGACTATTTAACAGTTCAGGCTGGCCTTAATAATCTTGTGGTCATTAAAAATGGCGAGCAGTTAGTTGCCTTTCACAATCGTTGTAAGCACCGTGGTACGCAGCTTGTTGAAGGCAAGGGCAATACCCGCGGCAAACTCACTTGCCCTTATCATGATTGGACTTATAACACTCAAGGTGAGCTGAAATCCTTACCTAAACACAAGCAAGAATTCGCAGGTTTGGACAAGACCTGTTACAACCTAACCACCGCTAATGTTGGCGTTTGGCGCGGCATGATTTGGGTGCACCCAGATATCAATGCAACACCACTGTCACAATGGTTTGCGCCGATTAATGATCATCTTGGGCCGCACGATGTCGAAAGTCTTATTGAGTCGAAAGATGATATCGTTGTTGAAGAAATTAATGCCAATTGGAAAATTGTCGCCGAAAACTACATCGATCATTACCACCTAGCCCAATTACATGCTGGCACGCTTAGCATGTACAACCACAAAAAGGCAGAGTTTGGCTTTGAAGGACCACACTTTAGGTTTTGGGAGCCGCTGAGTGACGATTATCAAAAGGATCTCGCTAAAAATTCACCGATGCCGTTAGTTTATGAGGCAAGCGAGGAAAACAAAGGTACTTGGGTTCCACTGTTGTTTCCTGGCATTGGTTTGGCGGAGTCAGAATCGAGCTGGTCGATCTTTCAAATCATCCCCATCGCCGTTAATAAAACTCGGGTGGTAGTACGCACTAAAGTCGCCAATAAATCTGGCTTTGAATTTATGAAACAAAGCGCACTTAGCGCTAGTTATTGGAGCAATAAGGTCAAAGCAAAAAGCGGCAGCCACGACGCAAAGCATGCTCTGGGCTCTGCCGATTTCATGCAAGAAGATATCTACGTTTGTGAACAGCTACAAAGAGCCATGCAAAGCCCGTATTTCGAGATGGGACCTTCGGCACTTCATGGCGAGCTACCCATTCGCCAACACCAAAAACTCGTTTGGAATTGGGTTGGCGAGTACTATAACGCTAAATAA
- a CDS encoding TetR/AcrR family transcriptional regulator → MARPSMAGQRREEILDALEKCILDKGIQATSLENIAETANMKRTILRHYIGNRDDIIVALSERWSAKYSQQWLDLLSWLPKSNRVEALVDSLFASRTQEMVNNTVIGEAIFSEAKRLEPIKQHQQKTMQEFVDHFINECQQQYPETDHKQIELVAYGIYSNYLMNESLLPLGLYDEMYKIKQVSMLLCSQLSNK, encoded by the coding sequence ATGGCTAGGCCGAGTATGGCAGGACAGCGTCGCGAAGAGATTTTAGACGCCTTGGAAAAGTGTATTTTGGATAAAGGAATTCAAGCGACTTCGTTAGAAAATATCGCCGAAACCGCCAACATGAAACGCACTATTCTCCGTCATTACATCGGTAATAGAGACGACATTATAGTCGCGCTAAGTGAACGTTGGTCAGCTAAATATAGCCAACAGTGGCTCGATTTACTATCGTGGTTACCGAAAAGTAATCGCGTCGAAGCCCTTGTCGATTCACTCTTCGCGTCACGTACTCAAGAGATGGTTAACAATACCGTGATTGGCGAAGCTATTTTCTCGGAAGCCAAACGTTTAGAGCCTATTAAGCAACATCAGCAAAAAACCATGCAAGAGTTCGTTGACCATTTCATCAATGAATGCCAACAGCAATATCCCGAAACCGATCACAAGCAAATTGAGTTAGTTGCTTATGGCATTTACTCTAACTACTTGATGAATGAATCTTTGTTACCACTTGGGCTTTACGATGAGATGTACAAGATCAAACAGGTCTCAATGTTACTTTGCTCACAATTGTCCAACAAATAG
- the pnuC gene encoding nicotinamide riboside transporter PnuC has product MAYISTAIFERLYGQMTLEQFIAGFLGASPIEMIASLSGFICVVLLIRRNIWNFAFGFVQVTLFVWVFYHAKLYSDTALHVIYMGLQIYGWWNWKNHSDAQATPIVERAPVQQMALWLGISGVATLGIGYLMDNNTDASFAYADAFTSATSLLAMWLMTRRQIFNWVLWIIIDIVAIGVYFQKALYPTTILYCVFLMLSIIGWYSWNKSYKEQNA; this is encoded by the coding sequence ATGGCGTATATTTCGACAGCTATTTTTGAAAGGTTGTATGGACAGATGACGTTAGAGCAATTTATCGCTGGATTTTTAGGGGCTAGCCCCATCGAAATGATCGCCTCGCTAAGCGGTTTTATTTGTGTGGTGCTATTGATTCGCCGCAACATTTGGAACTTCGCCTTTGGCTTTGTGCAAGTCACCCTATTTGTGTGGGTTTTTTATCACGCCAAATTATATTCTGACACCGCATTGCACGTTATCTACATGGGTCTGCAAATTTACGGCTGGTGGAACTGGAAAAACCATAGCGATGCGCAGGCAACACCAATAGTCGAACGTGCACCTGTCCAACAAATGGCGTTGTGGTTGGGCATCAGCGGTGTCGCGACCTTGGGTATCGGTTATCTAATGGATAACAACACCGACGCCAGCTTTGCCTATGCCGATGCCTTTACTTCGGCAACGAGTTTATTAGCTATGTGGTTAATGACCAGACGTCAAATCTTTAATTGGGTGTTGTGGATTATCATCGACATCGTCGCTATTGGTGTGTATTTCCAAAAAGCCTTATATCCAACGACGATTCTTTATTGCGTGTTCTTGATGCTGTCGATTATCGGTTGGTATTCGTGGAATAAGAGTTATAAAGAGCAAAATGCTTAG
- the ahpF gene encoding alkyl hydroperoxide reductase subunit F: MLDTQLKTQLATYLANLKTPVELAVFLDQGVKSKELNELVQEIAAMSPLISIVELDGANERAPSMLVKSVEKNTQIRFAGVPMGHEFTSLILALLHSGGHPIKLDEAIIEQVRQLEGEFVFETYVSLSCQNCPDVVQALNMMAAINPNITNVMIDGSEFGQEVQSKNILSVPAVYLNGEAFAQGRISVAEILKKVDVNAGAREAKSISNKEAFDLLVLGGGPAGAASAIYSARKGIRTGVVADRFGGQVQNTMAIENFISVNETTGPKLVANLESHVRDYDVDIMNGQRVKNIIEADVKGGYITVELENGATLKTRSAVLATGARWREMNVPGEQEYRGKGVAYCPHCDGPLFKGKSVAVIGGGNSGIEAAIDLAGIVSHVTVLEFDTTLRADAVLQEKARSMGNIDIIMNAQTTEVTGDGSKVNGLNYTDRESGESHHLELAGIFVQIGLVPNSQFLEDSGVELTNRGEIIVNNNGETSMAGVYAAGDVTNTPYKQIIIAMGSGATAALGAFDYLIRTPQVDSENNQAA, translated from the coding sequence ATGTTAGATACGCAATTAAAAACACAATTAGCCACTTATTTAGCCAATTTAAAAACACCTGTTGAATTGGCGGTTTTCTTAGACCAAGGCGTAAAATCAAAAGAACTCAATGAATTAGTGCAAGAAATTGCTGCTATGTCACCATTAATCTCTATTGTCGAGTTAGATGGCGCCAATGAGCGCGCACCGTCAATGCTGGTTAAATCGGTGGAGAAAAACACCCAAATTCGTTTCGCTGGTGTGCCGATGGGCCATGAGTTTACCTCACTTATTTTGGCGTTATTACACAGCGGTGGACACCCAATAAAGCTCGATGAAGCAATCATCGAACAAGTTCGTCAGCTCGAAGGTGAGTTCGTATTCGAGACTTACGTATCACTCAGCTGTCAAAACTGCCCTGATGTTGTTCAGGCACTTAATATGATGGCGGCCATCAACCCGAATATCACTAACGTGATGATCGACGGCTCTGAGTTTGGCCAAGAAGTACAAAGCAAAAATATTCTTTCAGTACCAGCGGTTTACCTCAATGGAGAAGCATTCGCACAAGGTCGTATTTCAGTGGCGGAAATCTTAAAGAAAGTTGACGTTAACGCAGGTGCTCGTGAAGCAAAATCTATTAGCAACAAAGAAGCATTCGATTTATTAGTACTAGGTGGCGGCCCTGCTGGCGCGGCATCTGCTATCTACAGTGCTCGTAAAGGTATTCGCACTGGTGTAGTTGCCGATCGTTTTGGTGGTCAGGTACAAAACACCATGGCGATTGAAAACTTCATTTCAGTTAATGAAACCACAGGCCCTAAATTAGTCGCTAATTTAGAGTCACACGTTCGCGATTACGACGTTGATATCATGAATGGTCAGCGCGTTAAAAACATTATCGAAGCCGATGTAAAGGGCGGTTACATCACGGTTGAACTGGAAAATGGCGCAACCTTAAAAACCCGCTCTGCTGTTTTAGCTACTGGTGCAAGATGGCGTGAAATGAACGTACCGGGCGAACAAGAATATCGCGGTAAAGGCGTGGCTTACTGTCCACATTGTGACGGTCCTTTGTTTAAAGGTAAATCAGTTGCGGTTATCGGCGGCGGTAACTCAGGTATCGAAGCGGCTATCGATTTAGCGGGCATCGTATCTCACGTAACAGTATTGGAATTTGATACTACATTACGTGCCGACGCTGTACTGCAAGAAAAAGCACGTTCGATGGGTAATATCGATATCATTATGAACGCGCAAACTACCGAAGTGACTGGCGATGGTAGCAAAGTCAACGGCTTAAACTACACTGACCGTGAGTCAGGAGAAAGCCATCACCTTGAACTAGCTGGTATATTCGTGCAAATCGGTTTAGTGCCTAACTCGCAATTCCTCGAAGATAGCGGCGTTGAACTGACTAATCGTGGTGAAATCATCGTTAACAACAATGGTGAAACTAGCATGGCTGGCGTTTATGCCGCTGGTGATGTGACTAATACACCATACAAGCAAATTATTATTGCTATGGGTAGCGGTGCGACAGCAGCACTGGGTGCATTTGATTATTTGATTCGCACTCCGCAAGTCGACAGCGAAAATAATCAGGCTGCTTAG
- the ahpC gene encoding alkyl hydroperoxide reductase subunit C → MTQSIINTKIQPFNATAYHNGDFVEVSEADVAGKWSVFFFYPADFTFVCPTELGDMADHYAQLQEMGVEVYSVSTDTHFTHKAWHDSSDTIGKINYPMIGDPTGAITRNFGVMIEEDGLALRGTFVVNPEGEIKVAEVHDLGIGRSAKELVRKIQAAQYVAEHDGEVCPASWQPGGETLAPSLDLVGKI, encoded by the coding sequence ATGACTCAATCAATTATCAACACAAAAATTCAGCCATTCAATGCAACTGCATACCACAACGGTGACTTCGTTGAAGTTTCTGAAGCAGATGTAGCAGGTAAATGGTCAGTATTTTTCTTCTACCCAGCTGATTTCACGTTCGTATGTCCAACAGAATTAGGTGACATGGCTGATCACTACGCACAGCTACAAGAAATGGGCGTTGAAGTTTACTCAGTATCTACTGACACTCACTTCACTCACAAAGCATGGCACGACAGTTCAGACACTATCGGTAAAATCAATTACCCAATGATCGGCGACCCAACTGGCGCTATCACTCGCAACTTCGGTGTAATGATTGAAGAAGACGGTTTAGCACTTCGCGGCACATTCGTTGTTAACCCAGAAGGCGAAATCAAAGTTGCTGAAGTACACGACCTAGGTATCGGCCGTAGCGCAAAAGAACTAGTTCGTAAAATCCAAGCAGCTCAATACGTTGCAGAGCACGACGGCGAAGTATGTCCAGCGTCTTGGCAGCCAGGTGGTGAAACACTAGCTCCTTCTTTAGACCTAGTAGGCAAAATCTAA